CCGTCAGGCGGCGGCCGACGAAAACGTGATTTCGATCAAGCAGACGCTTTACCGCACCAGCGCGAATTCGCCGGTCGTGAAGGCGTTGATCGAGGCGGCGGATAGCGGCAAATCGGTCACAGCGGTGGTGGAGCTGCGCGCAAGGTTTGACGAAGAAGCGAACATTAAACTTGCGCGCGACCTCGAACGCGCGGGCGTGCAGGTGATCTATGGCATCATCAACCTCAAAACTCACGCCAAAATTTGCCTTGTCACGCGCCGCGAACAGGGCGGGTTGCGGTCTTACGCACATTTCGGCACGGGCAACTATAACCCTGTCACGTCGCGCTTTTACACCGACCTGTCGCTGCTGACCTGCGACCCCGACCTGTGTCAGGATGCGGCGAAGCTGTTCAATTACCTGACCGGCTATGCGAAACCCGACCAGTTCAAGAACCTGATCATGGCGCCGATCGACATGCGCCACCGCATCCTCGACCTGATCGAGACAGAAGTGAAAAACGCCGAAGCGGGCAAACCTGCCGCGATCTGGGCGAAAATGAATTCGCTGGTCGATGCCGAAATTTCCGATGCGCTCTATAACGCCTCGCAAAAGGGCGTGAAGATCGACCTTGTCGTGCGCGGCATCTGCTGCCTGAAACCGGGGGTGGAGGGGATGTCGCAAAATATCCGCGTCAAATCCATCGTCGGCAGGTATCTCGAACATGCGCGCATTTTCTGCTTCGCCAATGGCGGCGAAATGCCCCATGCGGGCGCGCGCGTTTTCATGGCATCCGCCGACTGGATGACGCGCAACCTCGATACCCGCATCGAAGTGATGGTGGAGCTGAAAAACCCGACCGTGCAGGAACAGGTATTGGCGCAGATCATGACCGCCAACCTGCTCGACGATACGCAAAGTTGGGAACTGCTGTTCGACGGCAGTTACCGCCGCGCGAAGCCGACCGGCAAGCTGATGGGCGCGCAGGACTACTTCATGAAATACCCCAGCTATTCGGGGCGCGGCACGGCGGAGCATAACCCGCGCGTGGCACAGGCGAAGAAAACCAAAAAATACAACCCCAGCACCGACCGCAAACCCCGCAAGGCCAAAGACCCGCAGGCACAGCTGGACAAGGATAAAGAGAAGAGGGGCTGACCCGGCTGGTCATCGCCGGTCACTACGCATGCGCGGGAGTGAAACTCAGCAATATCAAACCATTAACTCTACACTTGCCCGTTGCGGCGATCCGTTTTATGGTATGCGTATTCAAAAGCCGTCAGGAATGCTGTGCCAAAAACCAACCCGCCACGCCGTGTGATCTATAAACTGCGCAGCGCCTTCCCCACGGAATGGCGCGGCGAGCAGAGCGGCGTGGAACATGCGGGGCAGTTCGTCGCCCGCGACCAGAAGGAATGGAAACAGCTCTGGGATGCCGCGCATAGCCACATGTTCCCGATCCCCAAGGCGCCCAAACTGCCGCGCGACAAGATGGCGATTGCGATTTTTCACGGACAAACGAACGAAAGCGTCACCATCCGCATGACCGGCCTGCAGGTGGAACCGCGCAAGACGGTGGTGGAATTCGAAGCCGACAGCCGACCTGTGCAAGGCACAGCCGCAGTCCAGCGCGAACCCTTCCTGCTGAAATTCATCGACCGCAGCGATAAAAAGGTCGAATTCCGCCAGCAGCCCGCATCATCGCGCCCCGGCCCGCTGATCTCCCCGCGCCATCCGCCGTTCTGAGCCGCGCCATGAATAAACAGACTTACCTGCTGAAACTTAAAACCCCCGCGCTGCCCGTGCCGCGCCCCGATTGCACCGGCAGGCCGCCAGAAAAATGCATGGCGCTGATGGATCAATGGCGGCGCGCGATCATCAAGAACACCAGCCGCAACACCGAACGCGTGGCGGCGGAGCTGCAAAAGCTGATCGACAATTCGCCGCTGCGGGGCGAGGCGCGGGTCAAGGAAACCTTCGGTAATCTTGGTATCGTCGGCATCGAATTGAACGACGACCGCCATGCCGAAATACTGGCGCTGCTGAACACCCATCCCGATGTAAAGCCACATCCGCTGGGTATAGCGAAGCCGAAACCGCCGCAGGTTTCGCCTTAATATTAATTAACATTAAGATGATAGCCGTCCGTGTGGCGGCTGCAAACCATTCGCAAAATAATTGACATAACTTTAAATCCTTCGTATGCTCCTATGCATTTCAAAAAAACGCATAAGAACGATAAACGAAAGGGTGAACCCATATGTCCATCGGCAGCAAAATTTCCGCGACCCTCCGCGATGCTTTCAGCTTCGCCGTCTATCAGGAAAACAGCAGCGACCATACGCGCAAGCCCGTGGTGATCGATGCGATCGTCGAAAAATCCGCGCCCTTCCTCGATACCTCCGCCCCGGGATACGAAGACCGCCTGCGCAAAGTGCTGGCGGAAACGCGCACGAAACAGCTGGATGTGCTGCTGGAAAAAAACGTCGCTGTCGGCCTTGATACCCGCTTCAGCGCACAGCAGCGCACCGCGCCGAACGACCGCCTGTTGGAAGGCGCGTATTACCCCGCCGCCGACGGCAAGCCCGCGATCCTGACGCTGTGGGATGCCGGCATCGACGCGAAGGCGAATTTCCTGACCCCCAGCGGCGCAACGCAGGCCGCAAATTTCGTAGAAAAACTGGCTCATATCCTGAAGGCGGGCGAACCAGCCGAAACGCTCTACGCGTCGCGCCTCACCACGATCGATGCCGCTGGCGGCGTCGGCATGGTCGCCATCGTCACCACGACCGAATGGGAAACCAAGGCGCAGCTGAAGGAAACCGCCAGCAAAACCGCAGCCGTCACGCAGCCGCCCGCAAAGCCGCAGGCGCCCAAACCGAACTGATTTTTCAAGCAGGAGTTTTTAATCATGTCGCTTGGCCAGAAAATTTCACGCACGCTCCGCGACGCCTTTATCCGCGCGCTCCACCAGGAAAGCGCGGATGATTTCGACCGCAAGGCGGGCGTGGCGCAAACCATCATCGCGCAATCCGCCGATGTCATCCCGTCGGATGACAAGGCCTTGAGGGAAACATTGATGCAGACGCGCACGGCCTATCTGGATGTGCTGGCGGCGAACAAGGTGGCGGTCGGTTTCGATGCGCGCCTGAACAAGCAGAAACTGGACGACAAGGACAACCAGATCGACGGCGTGTTTTATCCGGCGAAGGAAGATACGCCCGCGATCGTGACGCTGGGCCGCCAGGGCGGCGATGCCGCGCGCTTCAACAGCAACCTGCTCGAAAAACTGGCAACCGCATTGCCGGTGGTGCCGCCAGCTACCAACCTATATGCCTATTCCACCGTTAGCATGACCATGACGCCCGATATGGGCGTGGTGGTTGAAATTGCCAGCTGGACGACCAACAATATCGGCCGCTCTGTGCCCCTGCACAAAAACCCCGAACTGAAACAGCCGCCGGTCAAATCCCCCGGATCGCCAAAACCGAATTGAGGCTGGACTGATGCAAACCGGATACAAAAAAGCCGCCCGTCACAGGGCGGCTTTTTTTGTTAACGCTCTGCCTTGCGCCGCTTCTTGTCGGCCGCCAGCATCAGGTCGACGCCGCCATAGGTCGCAAGATATTCGCTGTGGGCGGAAACGGGCAGGGTGCCGATGCTGGCGCCCAGCGTGATGTGTTCGCCCCGCCATGTCATGTGCATATGGCCCAGCGCTTCGCGCACCGTTTCGATCTTGGTGACCGCGGCATCCGGCGCGGTCTGGGTCAGCAGCAGCGCGAATTCGTCGCCGCCGAAACGCGCCACCCCGTCGGTGATGCGCAAGCTGGTCAGCAGCACCTCCGCCACCATCTTCAGGCAGGCGTCGCCCGCCGGATGGCCGTGGCGGTCGTTCAGCGGCTTGAATTTATCAAGGTCGATCAGCGCGAACAGCGCGCCCGGCGAAATGCCGCGGCGGATGCGTGCGCGCTCGCCTTCGAAAAATTTCTCGAAACCGCGGCGGTTCATGAGCCCCGTCAGCGGGTCGGTCGCGGCCATTTCTTCCAGCTGCTGGATGCGGCGCGTTTGCTCCGCAATCACACGCTCGGCATCTTCGATTTTATTGTAGGCGTTTTTCAGCAGCGCGACGGTCGTGCCCTTGGCGCGCCATGAATCGTCGAGGCGCGATAATGTTTGCGGGGCGTTATCCTGAATGGTCTTGCCCTTGGCGGGGCGGAGTATCGCGGGAAGTTCATGTTCCATGACGAATACACACTAAAAAATGCAAATAACAGGTAAGCGCAAGCGTAACACGAATCTATCCACAGGCGCGAGGGTTTGACCTTGTTTCCTTTACATAAGGGATTGTTTTTGTTCTTTTTACCATTACTTCATGTGAAGCGTGTATTCTTGGAAATGAAAGATGCCGCACTATTTAAGGATATGTCATATGCCGTTCCGTCCTCTGCAATTCAAGTTTGCCCATGCCATCGTCGCGCTCGGCCTGATGGCCTGCCCGCTGTCACCTGCGATCGCCGCCGCCGGCGTGACCGCGCCCGCGACGCTGAAGGCCGACGACATTGCGCTGGCGGGGCACAAGGCGCTGTATGATTTCCGCATGACATCCGTGCAGTCGGGCGCAGGCATTTCCGGCATTCGCGGCAAGATGTATTACGAACAGGCCGACAGCTGCGAAGCATGGACGACCGATCACCGCTTCAACGTCGAATACCAGTATCCCGAACGCCGCCCCGTCGAAAACACCAGCCATTACGTGGCGTTTGAATCCAAGGACGCGCGCCAGTTTTATTATTCATCGGAGCGCGAGGAAAACGGGCTGACGATCGAACAACTGCGCGGCGCGGTGAAGCCCAATGCCGACGGCACGGCCAAGGCCGATTTTTCGCGCCCCGATGATCTGTCGTTCGACCTGCCCAAGGGGTACCTGCTGCCCACGCAGCACACGGCCGAGGTGATCAAGCACGCCAAAGCGGGCGACAAGTTTTTCACCGCCCCGATGTTCGACGGCACCGATGCCGACGGCCCGGTTGAAATCAACACCTTCATCGGCAAAAAACTGACCGAAGACGAACTGAAAAAAATCTCGACCGGCAACGCGAAAATCGACGCCAGCCTGATAACCGGCGACGCATGGCGCGTGCGCATGGCTGTGTTTCCGCTGAAGGAAGAAAAGGGCATGTCGCCCAGCTATGAAATGGACCTGATCCTGCACAGCAACGGCATCGTCAGCTGGTCGCTGGTCGATTACCACGCCTTCAAAGTCGAACAAAAACTCGTCGCCCTCGAAAAACTCCCGGCGAAGAGCTGTAATTGATTGCGCGCAGCGCCGTTAAAATTGCATATGAACAACGTCGTCTTGGGAGTGGAAAATGTCGGAATCGGACGTTCAGTCTGTTCGCCGTCGCCCCGGCATGTATCTGGGCGGTACAGACGAACGCGCCCTGCACAAGCTTCCGGAAGAAATATTGAATAATGCCTTCGCTGAAGCTGTCACGACCCATGGCGACCTGATTGAAATCACACTAAGAAAAGACGGAAGCATCCTCATCGCCGATAATGGCCGCGGTATTCCTATTGATAACCATCCCAAGTTTCCGGGGAAATCGGCTGTTGAAATCATTTTTACGATGTTGAGTCTTGGTTATAGATTTTCTGATCGTCGTGAATTTCAGCCGGCCAACGCTTCTCTAACGGTTTCCGCTTGTATCGTGAATGCTCTTTCAGACTGGCTATGGGTCGAAGTGGTGCGTAACAACACCTTGTATCGGCAGTCCTACTCGAAGGGCAATCCGACAAGTAAACTTGTGAATGAGGGGCCGACGAATGAGAGGCGAGGAACAACAGTCTGTTTCCGCCCAGATCCTGAAATATTCGGCGATAATGCGACCTTTAATCCAGCCATCCTGTATGAAATGGCGCAGTCCAGAGCGATGCTTTATGGCGGTGTTGAAATCAGGTGGGTTTGCGAGACAGAGATCGCAGACGGGAAAACACCTTCTGAACAAAGCTTCCATTATCCAAACAGAATATCGGGTGCAGATTAGTCCGCATCGTGTTGCACGATTTAATCCGTCTGGAGACGCGCGCCTTATGAAAATAAAAACCGCTTTTCTTTGATTAGACTCCAAGGTTAATAATTTGTTAACCTCTGGCCACGTATAAAGGCACTAGCGCATTTTGGAGCACCTATGAAAAAGAAGGTCATGATTGTCGAGGATAACGAGCTGAACATGAAGCTCTTCGACGACCTTTTAGGGGCGCATGGTTATGACACAATCAAGACGCGCGACGGCACCAAGGTCATGGATCTGGCGCGCACGCACCGCCCCGACCTGATCGTCATGGATATCCAGCTGCCCGAAGTTTCCGGCCTGGATGTGACGAAATGGCTGAAAAACGATGCCGACCTGAAATCCATCCCCGTCATTGCCGTCACCGCCTTTGCCATGAAGGGCGACGAGGAAAAGATCCGGCAGGGCGGCTGCGAGGATTATGTGTCGAAGCCGATTTCCATCATCGACTTCATGAAAACCGTCCAGAAATACCTCGAAAAGTAACGGCAATAGTCTCTTGGCCAAGTAATTGTGCTTTCAGGCTTTTATAACTTTAAAGCTTCCTTTAAGATTTGCCTGTAGGGTAAACGTTAGGCCGCCTTATCAAGCCATTCGAGAATAAAAACAGAACATGACCGCACGCGTACTCGTTGTCGATGACATCCTTCCGAACGTCAAGCTGCTTGAGGCCAAGCTAAGCGGCGAATACTTCGACGTGCTGACGGCGACATCGGGCGCGGAAGGCATCCAGAAGGCCGAAACGCAAAGCCCCGACATTATCCTGCTCGATGTGATGATGCCCGGCATGGACGGTTTTGAAACCTGCGCGCGACTGAAGGCGAACCCGGCGACCGCGCATATTCCCGTCGTGATGGTGACCGCGCTGACCGATGCGACCGACCGCGTGCGCGGCCTTGAATCCGGCGCCGATGATTTTCTGTCGAAACCTGTGAACGATGTCGCGCTGATGGCGCGCGTGCGCTCGCTCGTCCGCCTGAAAATGACGGTCGATGAATGGCGCATCCGCGAAAACACCGCCAACCAGTTCGGATTTGTCGGGAACAAGGGCACGTTCCTGGCCGAGCCGTCTGAAAAAGCGCGCGTGATGGTGATCGAGGACAAGTCGTTCGAAAGCGACAAATTCGTCGAAACTCTGAAGCGCGACGAAGACACCGTCATGGCCGTGCGCACCGGCGAGCAGGCCATCGCGCTTGCCCAGCAAAACGATTTTGACATCATCACCGTATCCCTGAACCTTGCGGGCGAAGACGGCTTGCGCCTGTGTTCCCACCTGCGATCCAACGAACGCACGCGCGCCATACCGCTGCTGATGGTGGGCGAAGAAGGCGACATGAAGCGCATCGCGCAGGGGTTGGAAATCGGCGCGCATGACTATATCTTGCGACCGGTCGATCGCAACGAATTGCTGGCTCGTGTCCGCACCCAGATCCGCCGTAAACGGTATCAGGACCGCCTGCGGTCAAACTATGAAACTTCGCTGTCGCTCGCGCTGACCGACAGCCTGACCGGGCTGTTCAACCGCCGTTACCTGATGGTGCATCTTGAAAAGCTCATCAAGAAAAACGCGGAAAGCAACAAATCGATGTGCGTGCTGATGCTCGACATCGACCATTTCAAGAAAATCAACGACACCCACGGCCACCAGGTGGGCGACGAAGTGCTGAAGGTTTTCGCCGAACGCATCGCGCAGCGCCTGCGCAGTTTCGACTTGGTTGCGCGCCTCGGCGGCGAGGAATTTGTTGTCGTGCTGCCCGATATTTCGCTCGATATGGCGATGCAGGTGGCGGAACGCCTGCGCGTCGGTATCGCGCGCGAACCGTTCAAGACCTCCAGCCCGCACGGCCCCGTGCCTGTTTCCGTTTCCATCGGCGCGACGCTGCTGGTGGGCGAGGATATCAAGGTCGAAGCCGCGCTTGCGCGCGCGGATGACGAGTTGTATCGCGCCAAAGAAGGCGGCCGCAACCGCATCTATTTCAGCGGCACCGGCCTGATCACGCCGGAAACCACGCCCGAAAGCGTCGGCGATATTCCGCCGGAAGAAAAAAAGATCGTTTGATTACAGCATCTTCCCTCGCTTTTTATTGACATAACACATATGATTGTGCTAGAGTACGAGCAAGCTCGAATGCTTCTCTCCTCATCCGGTCTATGGCGACCGTCAGGTGTAACATGGCCCCGAATTCCCCGATGACTTCCGATGATCGCGAATTGCTGCTCGACAAGATCACCGACCTGATGGCGCTGCAAACCACGCGCAACGACAGCATCCCCTATGTTGCCGCCGACGGCACTTTCGGCGTAAAGGCGGATAAAGGGGAAAGCGGCATGTACGCCATGTATCATTTTATTGACAGCCTTTCGAGACACAAGCTGTTCGACAGCCCGCAGCGCAGCCGCAGCGACATGGACACCGCCATGTACGAACTCCGCCGCGACAACCCGTTCCAGGTGTTCGACGAGGTGAAGCTGTTCATCAATGCCGACGATCAGTTCCAGGTGACGGTGCGCAGCGAAAAAACGGTCGATGATATCGTGGCCGCGATCGACAGAGGTATCAAGGACGCGCGCAAGGCCGTGCGCGAGCGCGCAGCGCTGAAACAGGCATGGGAAGACCAAAAACGTGCCGACATCGAACGCAACAAGATGCCGCCCGTATTTTCGCCCGAAACTGACAGTGCCTTTGCCGCTGCCTATCTTGCCATGCGCGTGGCTGAAGAAGTGCCCAGCAGCAACATCACGACGCGCTATGAAGGTGCCGACCCCGAGATTGCGCGCTTTACAAATGATTTCCGCCCGCGCCTGCGCGCCGAATACGACCTTGACCCCTCGGCCAATTTCGGGCCGGTGAACAAGTTCAACAACGAGACGCTGCCGGAAGTTTTTAACGGGCAGATGGCGATCCATTTCAATATGACAGCACGGCTGGGCGACCGCATGGATGTCGAGGTCTCCGGCACGCCCGCGCGTCTGACAGCTGATATTTTGGACAACGACATCGCGGGCGCGCGCCGCGCGGCGGAAAAGCTGCAGGGGC
This sequence is a window from Alphaproteobacteria bacterium. Protein-coding genes within it:
- a CDS encoding RNA degradosome polyphosphate kinase, encoding MTTAPAAPAEAPAHPLAAKFLNREISWLRFNHRVLSEAKNLANPLLERAKFLSISASNLEEFFMVRIAGLNDQIARGVDSLSEDGMTAQQQITPILKLVRKMMDDQQETWIDLLHGLEKENIKIVAAEELTPLEQKWVESYFLANIFPTLTPIAIDPAHPFPFLPNKSLTAIYTLEDDASKSRMTALILLPAKVPRFIRLSGNTARMIALEDVLDRFLPSFFPGYHAVESGFFQVLRDSELAIADEAEDLVQHYEKALKSRKRGSVIGLILNKSMPSELRKFIITSLRIANRNVFQITGMVGLTDLNELYQIDRHDLKYKPYTARHPERISDHNGDVFAAIQAKDMIVHHPYESFDVVMQFIRQAAADENVISIKQTLYRTSANSPVVKALIEAADSGKSVTAVVELRARFDEEANIKLARDLERAGVQVIYGIINLKTHAKICLVTRREQGGLRSYAHFGTGNYNPVTSRFYTDLSLLTCDPDLCQDAAKLFNYLTGYAKPDQFKNLIMAPIDMRHRILDLIETEVKNAEAGKPAAIWAKMNSLVDAEISDALYNASQKGVKIDLVVRGICCLKPGVEGMSQNIRVKSIVGRYLEHARIFCFANGGEMPHAGARVFMASADWMTRNLDTRIEVMVELKNPTVQEQVLAQIMTANLLDDTQSWELLFDGSYRRAKPTGKLMGAQDYFMKYPSYSGRGTAEHNPRVAQAKKTKKYNPSTDRKPRKAKDPQAQLDKDKEKRG
- a CDS encoding GGDEF domain-containing protein, which gives rise to MEHELPAILRPAKGKTIQDNAPQTLSRLDDSWRAKGTTVALLKNAYNKIEDAERVIAEQTRRIQQLEEMAATDPLTGLMNRRGFEKFFEGERARIRRGISPGALFALIDLDKFKPLNDRHGHPAGDACLKMVAEVLLTSLRITDGVARFGGDEFALLLTQTAPDAAVTKIETVREALGHMHMTWRGEHITLGASIGTLPVSAHSEYLATYGGVDLMLAADKKRRKAER
- a CDS encoding DUF1849 family protein; translated protein: MPFRPLQFKFAHAIVALGLMACPLSPAIAAAGVTAPATLKADDIALAGHKALYDFRMTSVQSGAGISGIRGKMYYEQADSCEAWTTDHRFNVEYQYPERRPVENTSHYVAFESKDARQFYYSSEREENGLTIEQLRGAVKPNADGTAKADFSRPDDLSFDLPKGYLLPTQHTAEVIKHAKAGDKFFTAPMFDGTDADGPVEINTFIGKKLTEDELKKISTGNAKIDASLITGDAWRVRMAVFPLKEEKGMSPSYEMDLILHSNGIVSWSLVDYHAFKVEQKLVALEKLPAKSCN
- a CDS encoding response regulator, whose amino-acid sequence is MKKKVMIVEDNELNMKLFDDLLGAHGYDTIKTRDGTKVMDLARTHRPDLIVMDIQLPEVSGLDVTKWLKNDADLKSIPVIAVTAFAMKGDEEKIRQGGCEDYVSKPISIIDFMKTVQKYLEK
- a CDS encoding PleD family two-component system response regulator, which gives rise to MTARVLVVDDILPNVKLLEAKLSGEYFDVLTATSGAEGIQKAETQSPDIILLDVMMPGMDGFETCARLKANPATAHIPVVMVTALTDATDRVRGLESGADDFLSKPVNDVALMARVRSLVRLKMTVDEWRIRENTANQFGFVGNKGTFLAEPSEKARVMVIEDKSFESDKFVETLKRDEDTVMAVRTGEQAIALAQQNDFDIITVSLNLAGEDGLRLCSHLRSNERTRAIPLLMVGEEGDMKRIAQGLEIGAHDYILRPVDRNELLARVRTQIRRKRYQDRLRSNYETSLSLALTDSLTGLFNRRYLMVHLEKLIKKNAESNKSMCVLMLDIDHFKKINDTHGHQVGDEVLKVFAERIAQRLRSFDLVARLGGEEFVVVLPDISLDMAMQVAERLRVGIAREPFKTSSPHGPVPVSVSIGATLLVGEDIKVEAALARADDELYRAKEGGRNRIYFSGTGLITPETTPESVGDIPPEEKKIV